A single window of Methanoregula sp. DNA harbors:
- a CDS encoding energy-coupling factor ABC transporter permease has translation MAHIHLEDGTLALFWVAVWWIAAILIIGGSVLWLRSVKKIDGRLVTLAGFCTAALFVVFLFEIPVAGGVHLSMTPLVGILTGPAVGCLIVFIINILAAAIGHGGWSMIGANVLVNVTEVVVAGALYYLFSKAVKSPFVCAATATFSGLVCGNGVMVAIILISGIQGVTQSADQVLAGLSLLVAINLAVAVIESVITGFMVAYLVHIRPDLLKRRDA, from the coding sequence ATGGCACATATACATCTTGAAGACGGGACACTGGCACTGTTCTGGGTCGCGGTCTGGTGGATCGCCGCAATCCTGATTATCGGGGGTTCGGTTCTCTGGCTGCGGTCAGTAAAAAAGATCGACGGCCGCCTTGTCACGCTCGCCGGGTTCTGCACCGCAGCGTTGTTCGTGGTCTTTTTATTCGAGATACCGGTTGCCGGCGGGGTCCACCTCAGCATGACCCCGCTGGTTGGCATCCTCACCGGCCCGGCCGTCGGCTGCCTCATTGTATTCATTATCAATATCCTCGCCGCCGCAATCGGGCATGGCGGCTGGAGCATGATCGGGGCAAACGTGCTTGTCAACGTGACCGAAGTGGTGGTGGCAGGAGCCCTCTATTACCTGTTTTCAAAAGCAGTAAAAAGCCCGTTTGTCTGTGCCGCCACTGCGACATTTTCCGGGCTTGTTTGCGGCAATGGGGTCATGGTTGCCATTATCCTCATCTCCGGGATCCAGGGGGTTACCCAGAGCGCGGATCAGGTCCTTGCCGGGCTCTCACTTCTCGTCGCAATTAACCTTGCTGTTGCCGTGATCGAGTCGGTGATCACCGGGTTCATGGTGGCATATCTGGTGCATATCCGGCCGGATCTGCTGAAAAGAAGGGATGCATAG
- a CDS encoding ATP-binding cassette domain-containing protein codes for MTVIRRDPLAPHCPPVDRERELIHVDCASHTYPDGSVGIHDMCFSVLKNEIVALCGPNGSGKSTLIEHLNGLLTPSQGDIWVNGRSIVGGERKDLWKEVGIVFQRSEDQLFAPTVIDDVMFGPLNMGMSVAEAKTAAMGALEAVGAADLIHKLPNYLSGGQKRLVSIAGILAMKPRIIALDEPTSDLDPVHCEMIERLILDFKNRHGISVVIATHDLDLAARIADRVCLVKNGSVFAEGAPAEIFYDPDLIAEAGLKIPVLVRVYLEYCARHEISPRGQPVRLDEVIAKLRE; via the coding sequence ATGACGGTAATACGCAGGGATCCCCTTGCCCCCCACTGCCCGCCCGTTGACCGGGAACGGGAACTGATCCATGTGGACTGTGCCAGCCATACCTACCCTGACGGGAGTGTTGGGATCCACGACATGTGCTTCTCCGTGTTAAAAAACGAGATTGTCGCGCTCTGCGGTCCCAACGGATCGGGCAAGTCCACGTTGATCGAACACTTAAACGGGCTCCTCACCCCTTCGCAGGGAGATATCTGGGTCAATGGCAGGTCGATTGTCGGCGGAGAACGCAAAGATCTCTGGAAGGAGGTGGGCATCGTGTTCCAGCGGTCTGAAGACCAGCTCTTTGCCCCGACCGTCATCGATGATGTGATGTTCGGGCCCCTTAACATGGGCATGTCCGTTGCTGAAGCAAAAACGGCTGCGATGGGCGCGCTTGAAGCGGTGGGTGCTGCGGATCTCATCCACAAATTGCCCAACTATCTGAGCGGGGGACAGAAACGGCTGGTCTCGATCGCCGGTATCCTTGCCATGAAGCCCCGGATTATCGCACTCGACGAACCGACCTCGGATCTTGACCCTGTTCACTGTGAGATGATCGAGAGGCTCATCCTCGATTTCAAGAACCGGCATGGCATCAGTGTTGTGATCGCAACCCATGACCTCGACCTTGCCGCACGGATCGCTGACCGGGTGTGCCTGGTAAAAAACGGTTCGGTTTTTGCCGAAGGTGCTCCTGCGGAGATCTTCTATGACCCGGACCTTATCGCAGAGGCAGGTTTGAAAATTCCGGTGCTGGTCCGGGTATATCTCGAATACTGCGCCCGGCATGAAATCAGCCCACGCGGGCAGCCGGTCCGGCTGGACGAAGTCATTGCCAAGCTTCGTGAATGA